CGCCGACCGGCGCGGGGCGATCGCCGATCGACGCTCGGAGAGCGGGGAGGTGCGCGTGCGCGCGGTGCGCTGTCGCGAAGGGCGGGTCGAGGTCGTGGACGTCGCGGCGCCCGCCGGCCCGGGCGTCGCGGTGCGCATCGCGTCGGCCGGCATCTGCGGCTCCGACCTCCACCTCGTGCGCTCCGACGTCTTCGCCATCGGCGTCACGCTCGGCCACGAGATCGCGGGCACGGCCGAGGACGGGACACCCGTCGCCATCGAGCCCGTGCAGCCGTGCGGCGCGTGCGCGCCGTGCCGCGGCGGCGACTACCAGCGCTGCGTGCGCGGCCCGGCCATGGTGATGGGAACCGGGCTCGACGGCGGCATGGCCGAGCGCGTCGTCGTGCCCGCGCGCTGCCTCGTGCGCCTGCCCGCCGGCGTCGCACCGCGCGACGCGTGCCTCGTCGAGCCCCTCGCCGTCGCCGTGCACGGCTTCGCGCAGGCCGGGCTGCGCGGTGGAATGCGCGTCGCCGTCGTCGGCGGCGGCAGCATCGGCCTCGCGGCCGTCGCCGTCGCGCACGCCGCGGGCGCGAAGGTCGACCTCGTCGCGCGCCACGACCGCCAGCGCGAGGCGGGCGAGCGCCTCGGCGCCACCGCGCTCACCGCCGACGCGCGCGCCCCCGCCGACGCGGGCGCGCCGGGCGCGCCCGGTGAACAGGGCGGCTACGACCTCGTCGTCGATGCGGCCGGCACCGCGAGCGCGCTCGCGCACGCCGTCGCGCTCGCGCGCCCGGGCGCGACGCTGCTGCTCCTCGCCTCCTACTGGGAAGGGCTCGAGCTGCCGGGCTTCCTGCTGTGCATGAAGGAGGTGCGCGTCGTGCCCGCCATCATGTACGGCCGGCGCGGCGCGGCGCGCGACATCGACGTCGCCGCGGCCCTGCTCGCCGACGCGCCCGAGATCGCGCGCGCGCTCATCACGCATCGCTTCCCGCTCGACGCGGCCGTCGCGGCGTTCGACGCGGCGGCCGACCGCGCGAGCGGGGCGATCAAGGTGGTGCTCGAGCCGTAGGTCGCGCGCGGCGCGCAGCGACCGCGAGGAAGCGCGCGCGGATCGCGAAGCGACGCGCCGCGACGTCCGCGACGCGATCGGCCGCTCGCGGTCGTCGCGCGCCCGCCGACGAACGTGCACGCTGGGGGCCCCGGTCCCGCGGACGTCTCCTTCGTGTCGCAGTCCGCGCTCGCCTCGACGAGATGGCGCACTCTCCGTGCCCGCGTGCGCGCACTCGACCGCGCGCGCTCCGCGAAGCGGGCGCTCCGCGCCTGCGCTCGCATCGCCGTGCTCGCGCTGCTCGCCGCCTTCGCGCCGCTCGCAGCGTCGCGGGCGGACGAGGCGATCCCTTTGCCCGCGGCGCGCGCCTCCGCGCCCGACGCCGACGCGATCGCGCGCGCCGACGCCGCATTCGTGCGCGATGCGCTCGCGCGCCTGCTCTCGGAGCTCGGAGTCGAAGGCGGCGCGCCGCGCGCGGAGGCCGATGACGAGGCCGCTGCGGCCTCCGGCGCCGCCGCGCCGCGCGAGCGCCCCGCGTTCCATCTCTCGGTGAGCGACGCGCGCGAGCTGTGCCTCGCGATGTGCGAGCGCTTCCGGCGCGGCGGAATCGTGACGTCCGCATGTGCGCCGTCGTGTGCGCGCGCCGTCGTGCCCGCGCGCGACGACGGCGCTCCTCCTCGAACCGGTCCCGCCCCCCAGGCCGTCCCCGCGGCCGATGCCCGCCGCCCGCGCGCGCCCGACGCCGCGCGCGGTGCGCGCTGATCGGAGTCGCCATGGGCTCTCGCCTCCCGCTCGTCGCTCGGCCCGCCCCGGCTCGCGCCTGCGCGCCCGTCCGCGCCGCATCCGTCACGTCCGCCGCCGTCGCCGCGCTCGCGGTGACGATCGCGCTCGCACCCGCACTCGCGCTCGCATCGACGCAGACGAGCGAAGGGGGAGGCGGCGGCGAGGGCTCGACGCAGTTCAGCGGGCTCGCCCAGTCGGCGTCCGCGAACCTGTTCACGGGCGCGATGCGCGCGTCGATCGAGATCCCCGTTCCGCCCGGCCGCGCGGATGCGACGCCACAGCTCGCGCTCGTGTACTCGAGCGATGCGGGGAGCGGCTCGTTCGGCCACGGCTGGACGCTGCCGCTCGGATCGATCTCGCGCAGCACGCGCGCCGGCGTTCCGCGTTGCCGCGGCGACGTCGCGACGGCCGCGTTCGCGCTGAGCCTGCCCGGCGCGAGCGTCGAGCTCGTGTGGATCGAGTCCGAGGGGCTCTTCCGCGCGGAGACCGACGAGGGCTACCTCGAGGCGTACGCGGACGTCGTCGCCAACCGCTGGGTCGTGCACGACCTCGCGGGCAATCGGCTCACGTTCGGCGACGTGCCCTCGGCGCGCGTCTTCCGGACGGCCGACGCCTTCCTCGACGAGAGCGCGTGCGCGTTCACGACGACCTGGGCGCTCACGGAGCTGCGCGCGCCGAGCGGCAGCACGATCGAGGTGCACTACGCGAAGGACGGCGACGTCCTGCATCCGAGCGAGATCCTGTACGGCGGAAGCCGCGACGACGCGGGCGCGCTCGTCGTCGAGCACGCGTTCCGCGTCGCCTTCCGCACGGCGCCCCGCCCGCGCGCGCGCACGAGCGCGCGGCGCGGTGTCGTCGAGACGCTCGCGCTCGAGGTCGACGCGATCGACGTCGAGTACCGGCCGGACGCGGCGAGCGGCTTCGCGCCCGTGCGCACGCTCGAGCTCGGCTACGCGTCGTCGCCCGCGGCGGGACACCGCCTGCTCGTGTCGGTCGCGCAGGAGGGCCGGCCGACGCGCACGTTCGACTACGCGACCGACGACCTGCGCTTCGGCGAGCTCGCGACGTTCGCGCCGCCC
This Myxococcota bacterium DNA region includes the following protein-coding sequences:
- a CDS encoding alcohol dehydrogenase catalytic domain-containing protein — its product is MIEDGAGACGAPIADRRGAIADRRSESGEVRVRAVRCREGRVEVVDVAAPAGPGVAVRIASAGICGSDLHLVRSDVFAIGVTLGHEIAGTAEDGTPVAIEPVQPCGACAPCRGGDYQRCVRGPAMVMGTGLDGGMAERVVVPARCLVRLPAGVAPRDACLVEPLAVAVHGFAQAGLRGGMRVAVVGGGSIGLAAVAVAHAAGAKVDLVARHDRQREAGERLGATALTADARAPADAGAPGAPGEQGGYDLVVDAAGTASALAHAVALARPGATLLLLASYWEGLELPGFLLCMKEVRVVPAIMYGRRGAARDIDVAAALLADAPEIARALITHRFPLDAAVAAFDAAADRASGAIKVVLEP